In a genomic window of Fimbriiglobus ruber:
- a CDS encoding response regulator yields MGNRVPTGGKQDVSSVALRILIVDDNRDAADSLALILGLWEHNVEVAYDGEEGLQKAVATAPDCLILDINMPRMDGYTLAQLVRNEPLLEKAKLMALSALSDPTHVKRTEEAGFDYRLTKPVGFDELGRMLQMIEHVMSLAKQTEELAKRNIEVAERTEAIAVRTEGIARRSEAVAGETMDLLQEVKEEMKEVKNDVREMRQELKEIKDKVDRADDGEGWKHPGE; encoded by the coding sequence ATGGGAAATCGCGTGCCCACCGGAGGAAAGCAGGATGTGAGTTCTGTGGCCCTGCGAATTTTGATTGTTGACGACAACCGGGACGCCGCCGACAGCTTGGCTCTGATCTTGGGACTGTGGGAACACAATGTCGAGGTTGCCTACGACGGGGAAGAGGGGCTGCAAAAAGCGGTCGCAACCGCACCCGACTGCTTGATTCTTGACATCAACATGCCCCGGATGGACGGGTATACCCTGGCCCAATTGGTTCGGAATGAACCCCTCCTAGAGAAAGCGAAGTTGATGGCCCTGTCGGCACTTTCGGACCCCACTCACGTCAAGCGCACGGAGGAAGCGGGGTTCGACTATCGGCTGACCAAGCCGGTCGGATTTGACGAACTTGGGAGGATGCTTCAAATGATCGAGCACGTCATGAGTCTGGCCAAACAAACGGAAGAATTGGCCAAGCGGAACATCGAGGTGGCCGAGCGGACGGAAGCCATTGCCGTGCGGACGGAAGGTATCGCCAGACGATCAGAGGCAGTAGCCGGGGAAACCATGGATCTGCTTCAAGAGGTAAAAGAGGAGATGAAAGAGGTCAAGAATGACGTGCGGGAGATGAGACAAGAATTGAAAGAAATCAAGGACAAGGTCGACCGTGCCGACGACGGCGAGGGGTGGAAGCACCCTGGGGAGTAA
- a CDS encoding IS5 family transposase, producing the protein MDATVRKPYPTDLTDLQWEIIQVVLPAARPGGRPRSVDLREVLNAIVYVNRSGCQWSMLPHDFPAKSTVYEYFAQWRDDGTWQELLDVLREGYREVHAPSHERTPSAASIDSQSVKGTEHAGGNGYDAGKKIQGRKRSIVVDTLGLLMVVAVTAGHVDDAAAAPTVLEGLDRDAYPRLKVVWADGKYHNHALNGWKDGHPELGWELVIVRRPDGVKGFTLLPKRWVVERTFGWLGRARRLSRNYERLNSSSESMIRVRSIQLILNRMDPQERYPPFKYRVASK; encoded by the coding sequence ATGGATGCGACCGTTCGCAAACCGTATCCGACCGATTTGACCGACCTCCAATGGGAGATCATCCAGGTCGTCCTGCCGGCCGCCCGACCCGGAGGACGCCCCCGGTCGGTGGACCTCCGGGAGGTGCTGAACGCGATCGTGTACGTGAACCGGTCGGGGTGTCAGTGGTCGATGCTCCCGCACGACTTCCCGGCCAAGAGTACGGTGTACGAATACTTCGCCCAGTGGCGGGACGATGGCACCTGGCAAGAACTCCTGGATGTCCTCCGGGAGGGGTATCGGGAAGTCCACGCCCCGAGTCACGAGCGGACCCCGAGTGCCGCGAGCATCGACAGCCAGTCGGTCAAAGGGACCGAACACGCGGGCGGGAACGGGTACGATGCGGGCAAGAAAATCCAGGGCCGGAAGCGGTCGATCGTGGTCGATACGCTGGGCCTGCTGATGGTCGTGGCGGTGACCGCCGGGCACGTCGACGACGCGGCCGCGGCCCCGACCGTACTCGAAGGGTTGGACCGTGACGCGTACCCGCGATTGAAGGTCGTGTGGGCCGACGGGAAGTACCACAACCATGCCCTGAACGGGTGGAAAGACGGCCACCCGGAACTCGGATGGGAACTCGTCATCGTCCGCCGACCGGACGGGGTCAAGGGGTTCACCCTGTTACCCAAGCGGTGGGTCGTCGAGCGGACGTTCGGGTGGCTCGGGCGGGCCCGGCGGTTAAGTCGTAATTATGAGCGACTGAATAGTTCCAGCGAATCCATGATTCGTGTGCGGTCAATCCAGCTGATCCTCAATCGCATGGATCCACAAGAGCGTTATCCCCCGTTTAAATATAGAGTTGCATCAAAATAG
- a CDS encoding metallophosphoesterase family protein, with the protein MKLAWLTDIHLNFLRSPAIEAFLGMLADTEADAFALTGDIGEANDVAIFLNNIEQRVERPVYFVLGNHDFYRGSIAGVREKIRSLCSVTANLHWMPNAGIIPLTKDTCLVGHDGWGDGRLGDYHGSDVILNDWGLIEEFGGFHEVRDDRLAKLNALGDEAAVHFRSVLPEALKRFQHVVVLTHVPPFREACWHEGKISDDNWLPHFTCKAVGDALVEAMGAVPDRTMTVLCGHTHGGGEAQILPNLRVLTGGAKYGVPVVQRVLEV; encoded by the coding sequence ATGAAACTCGCTTGGCTTACTGACATCCACTTGAATTTCTTGCGGTCACCAGCGATCGAAGCATTCCTTGGCATGCTCGCTGACACCGAAGCCGACGCTTTCGCCCTGACCGGCGACATTGGGGAAGCCAACGATGTCGCCATTTTCCTAAACAACATCGAACAGCGGGTTGAACGGCCTGTTTACTTCGTCCTGGGCAACCACGACTTCTACCGCGGCTCAATCGCTGGAGTCCGTGAAAAGATCCGGTCGCTCTGCTCCGTCACCGCAAACCTACACTGGATGCCCAACGCCGGCATCATTCCCCTTACAAAAGACACCTGCCTTGTCGGCCATGACGGCTGGGGCGACGGACGGCTCGGCGATTACCACGGCTCCGACGTGATCCTGAACGACTGGGGCTTGATCGAGGAGTTTGGCGGGTTTCACGAAGTCCGTGACGATCGGCTCGCAAAGCTCAACGCCCTCGGAGACGAGGCCGCGGTTCACTTCCGGTCTGTGTTACCTGAAGCCCTGAAGCGATTCCAGCATGTCGTCGTCCTGACCCACGTCCCGCCGTTCCGTGAGGCCTGTTGGCACGAGGGGAAAATCTCGGACGACAACTGGCTACCGCACTTCACCTGCAAAGCGGTCGGCGATGCCCTGGTTGAGGCCATGGGTGCGGTGCCGGATCGAACGATGACGGTTCTATGCGGCCACACCCACGGCGGAGGCGAGGCTCAAATCCTACCGAACCTTCGCGTTCTCACTGGAGGCGCGAAGTACGGTGTGCCGGTTGTGCAGCGGGTTTTGGAGGTCTGA
- the mobF gene encoding MobF family relaxase, whose protein sequence is MHPPSMCENISCRGNIATLANVSRSEERVFPSGNLWRPLCTIRVSIHAAAASQHCHTCFGDATNSRDSDRSGRGAGRLRRYPRRARAGGIAQIPHFPQITNSLRDTYYLNTIPHHQPGRFMLRFHPVANATAAIAYFSKSDGYYAAGDLRQEWLGHGAELLGLSGTPNFDHFKRLIHGHDPHTGDQLTAKLVENRIPAWDVTASIPKGVTVALENGDSRIQDALWEAARETLADLEQYSTTRVRKGGALDDRLTGNLVAFAVEHPETRPAKQDNMPDPDRHIHIVVMNVTHDPIEDEWKAVKFRPIMDLRKFFDRSFDLRLASKLTDLGYGIETSLKADARGTKRYYSWDIKGMPDSVVKKFSRRTGEVEKLAAELGVGSATGKDKLGATSRQFKRTDMTLEDYRKYWQGRITPAEGQAISSLITAANLGLNPEPTNTADKGVRFAIDHHFERRSVMDWHDLAVTSMERCMGGALPEEIEPEAKRQGALMKDGQVTTKAVLAEERRIIDFAREGKGTMRPLAIEGQPVRESAQGKPHAEGAGRVISELAMLLGLGQQKGANALNDVGSEPMGSELRVRDGQSPAPRSDPMQAIHAAATLPDPAILSHEQQLVSSARSEPQNSSLIDPKQGKLRAPDAHGAAPGQNWLSPSLSNEKPANIAPAPPLSPKQQATSSDHIPDARKMVGLSNEQQAMVSHVLTSTDQMVLVIGDAGTGKTHAIKSAFAQIDRPVEMLAASAEASRGVLRSPQGGGFRKADTVASFLMSPDRQAGVKNGVIWVDEAGLLAIKDLSRIVDIANEQHARIVLQGDPKQHRSVVRHGNMMNVLQEYAGLSVGRLTEVWRQKHKGYKAIVAGIAEGKQDKAFDQLAGLGWVQKVEDNKPLVDDYIQGINSGKEILVVAPTHAEADEVTAAIRSRLQDEGKLSHDEHKVQQLIPLNWTEAERGDLERYDGSETLVFHRNSGTFKAGQVVSVTDFKDGDRWKSPEHFSVYHKGEVGIATGDLVRFTSNGKSLDGHKLNNGSVYRIKGFDKHENPILDNGWTVKKEYGHLTHGYVSTSHASQGKTVDRVLIAMGSESKGAINAEQFYVSVSRGRESAKVYSDMAQDELKQAIQRTDARRSATELMQPKKKPRRRAYEGLRKFLAKARDRFKVLQAGLAGDTREQKRQKEYEYGR, encoded by the coding sequence ATGCATCCGCCATCAATGTGTGAGAATATTTCATGCCGAGGTAATATCGCGACCTTGGCTAATGTCAGTCGCTCCGAAGAGCGGGTTTTCCCCAGCGGCAACCTGTGGAGACCCCTATGCACGATTCGCGTGTCCATCCACGCCGCCGCAGCATCCCAACATTGCCATACCTGCTTCGGTGATGCAACCAATTCCCGCGATAGTGATCGCAGTGGCCGCGGAGCGGGTCGCTTGCGACGGTACCCACGCAGAGCACGGGCCGGAGGCATCGCACAAATCCCACATTTCCCACAGATCACAAACTCATTGCGCGACACTTACTATCTGAATACAATCCCGCATCACCAGCCGGGACGTTTCATGCTTAGGTTCCACCCCGTGGCCAACGCCACTGCCGCCATTGCGTACTTTTCCAAATCAGATGGTTATTACGCCGCTGGCGACCTCCGCCAGGAATGGCTCGGGCACGGCGCAGAACTCCTCGGCCTCTCTGGTACGCCCAACTTTGACCACTTCAAACGGCTCATCCACGGCCACGACCCCCACACCGGTGACCAACTGACGGCCAAGCTGGTCGAGAACCGTATCCCCGCCTGGGACGTGACGGCGAGTATCCCCAAGGGTGTCACCGTCGCCCTCGAAAACGGCGATTCCCGCATCCAGGATGCGCTCTGGGAAGCTGCCCGCGAAACCCTTGCCGACCTTGAGCAATACTCGACCACCCGCGTCCGTAAGGGTGGCGCGTTGGATGACCGCCTTACGGGCAACCTCGTGGCGTTCGCCGTGGAGCACCCGGAGACCCGTCCGGCGAAACAAGACAATATGCCAGACCCGGACCGGCATATCCATATCGTCGTTATGAACGTGACCCACGACCCAATCGAGGACGAATGGAAGGCGGTGAAATTCCGCCCGATCATGGACCTGCGGAAGTTCTTCGACCGAAGTTTCGACCTGCGATTGGCGAGCAAGCTAACAGACTTGGGCTACGGCATCGAGACGTCGCTCAAAGCCGATGCCCGCGGCACCAAGCGGTACTACTCGTGGGACATTAAGGGGATGCCGGATTCGGTGGTGAAGAAGTTCTCCCGCCGCACCGGTGAAGTGGAGAAATTGGCGGCCGAGCTGGGTGTGGGAAGTGCCACGGGCAAGGACAAACTTGGGGCAACCTCCCGGCAGTTCAAGCGGACGGACATGACCCTGGAGGATTACCGGAAGTATTGGCAGGGGCGGATCACGCCGGCGGAAGGGCAGGCGATCTCATCGCTCATCACGGCGGCTAACCTCGGCCTGAACCCGGAACCAACGAATACCGCCGACAAGGGCGTCAGGTTCGCCATCGACCATCATTTCGAACGCCGGTCGGTCATGGACTGGCACGACCTAGCGGTCACGTCGATGGAACGGTGCATGGGCGGGGCGTTGCCGGAGGAAATCGAGCCGGAGGCCAAACGTCAGGGTGCGTTGATGAAAGACGGGCAAGTCACCACCAAGGCGGTGCTGGCCGAGGAACGCCGCATCATCGATTTCGCCCGCGAGGGGAAAGGGACGATGCGCCCGTTGGCGATAGAAGGCCAGCCCGTACGTGAATCCGCCCAAGGGAAGCCACACGCAGAGGGAGCTGGCCGTGTCATCTCCGAACTTGCCATGCTTCTGGGCTTGGGTCAACAAAAAGGGGCTAACGCATTGAATGATGTTGGCAGTGAGCCTATGGGAAGTGAGTTGCGGGTCAGAGATGGACAATCCCCGGCTCCTCGGAGCGACCCGATGCAGGCTATCCACGCCGCCGCAACTCTACCCGATCCTGCCATACTATCCCACGAACAGCAATTGGTTTCGAGCGCTCGGTCAGAGCCGCAGAATTCCTCGCTTATTGATCCAAAACAGGGAAAATTGCGCGCACCTGATGCGCACGGTGCTGCGCCGGGGCAAAACTGGCTCTCACCTTCGCTTTCGAACGAAAAGCCGGCAAACATCGCGCCGGCGCCTCCGCTCTCCCCCAAACAGCAAGCGACTTCATCTGACCATATTCCGGACGCCCGGAAAATGGTTGGCCTGTCGAACGAACAGCAAGCGATGGTGTCGCACGTCCTGACCTCCACCGATCAGATGGTCTTGGTGATCGGCGACGCTGGAACGGGGAAGACGCATGCCATTAAATCGGCTTTCGCCCAGATCGATCGCCCGGTAGAGATGCTTGCGGCTTCCGCCGAAGCGAGCCGTGGCGTCCTTCGTAGTCCACAGGGTGGTGGATTCAGAAAAGCCGACACCGTCGCCTCCTTCCTAATGAGCCCTGACCGTCAGGCCGGGGTTAAGAACGGCGTGATCTGGGTGGACGAGGCCGGCCTGCTTGCCATCAAAGACTTGTCGCGGATCGTCGACATCGCCAATGAGCAGCACGCCCGCATCGTCCTGCAGGGCGACCCGAAGCAGCACCGCTCGGTCGTCCGCCACGGCAACATGATGAACGTGCTTCAGGAATATGCCGGGCTTTCGGTCGGCCGCCTGACCGAAGTCTGGCGCCAGAAGCACAAGGGGTATAAGGCCATCGTCGCCGGGATCGCCGAGGGCAAACAGGACAAGGCCTTCGACCAACTTGCAGGACTTGGTTGGGTTCAGAAGGTGGAAGACAACAAACCCCTGGTCGATGACTACATCCAAGGGATTAACTCGGGCAAGGAAATCCTGGTCGTCGCCCCGACCCACGCCGAAGCCGACGAGGTGACTGCGGCAATCCGTTCCCGGCTTCAAGACGAAGGTAAACTCAGCCATGACGAACACAAAGTCCAGCAACTCATCCCACTGAACTGGACGGAAGCGGAACGCGGCGACCTCGAACGCTACGACGGCTCCGAGACGTTGGTCTTCCACCGCAATTCGGGGACGTTCAAGGCTGGCCAAGTGGTCAGTGTTACCGACTTCAAGGACGGCGACCGTTGGAAAAGCCCCGAACACTTCTCCGTTTACCACAAGGGCGAGGTTGGCATCGCTACCGGCGACCTCGTCCGCTTCACCTCCAACGGCAAATCGCTCGACGGCCACAAGCTGAATAACGGGTCGGTCTACCGCATCAAGGGATTCGACAAGCACGAAAACCCGATCCTCGACAACGGCTGGACCGTAAAGAAGGAATATGGGCACCTGACGCACGGGTACGTTTCCACGAGCCACGCCTCGCAAGGCAAGACCGTCGACCGCGTGTTGATCGCGATGGGCAGCGAATCGAAGGGAGCGATCAACGCCGAGCAGTTCTACGTCTCGGTCTCACGGGGGCGGGAATCGGCTAAGGTCTACTCGGACATGGCCCAAGATGAACTGAAGCAAGCCATCCAACGCACCGATGCCCGGCGGAGTGCGACGGAACTGATGCAACCCAAGAAGAAACCGCGCCGGCGGGCGTACGAGGGGCTGCGGAAGTTCCTGGCGAAAGCCCGCGACCGCTTCAAAGTGTTGCAAGCGGGGCTGGCCGGTGATACGAGGGAACAGAAACGGCAGAAGGAGTACGAATATGGACGATAG
- a CDS encoding IS630 family transposase, with amino-acid sequence MAITLPDARQLSDEVLDALRLRALRGCELGFTEADVADLLGVSRETVCRWWSAYAAGGVNALPGDRPGRPLGSGRLLSDDHAAVVQQLVRTTVPDDHGIAAPLWTRRAVRELIQQVCGVDLAIRTVGLYLQRWGFAPKRPARRSRDQDPDEVAEWLDEIYPAIAARAADEGAEIHWCDEVGVAADEVPARGYAPEGQPPILDVSGPHVRANQISTITNDGTIRFMTYTQTMTAALFLVFLDRLLRSTTGKLFLIVDRLSAHQTPAVLTWVEAHQDRIEVFLLPRYAPERNPVEYLNHDLKGQVNASGLPHTTSEVRSRIQTFMRKLLHLPEHVMSYFQHPCAQYASAINV; translated from the coding sequence ATGGCCATCACATTACCGGACGCCCGTCAGCTGTCGGATGAGGTCCTCGACGCCCTTCGCCTGCGGGCGCTGCGGGGGTGCGAGTTGGGATTCACGGAAGCCGACGTGGCCGACCTCCTGGGCGTCTCCCGGGAGACCGTCTGCCGGTGGTGGTCGGCGTATGCGGCGGGTGGGGTGAACGCCCTCCCCGGGGATCGCCCCGGCCGTCCACTCGGGTCCGGCCGCCTCCTGTCCGACGACCACGCCGCGGTCGTCCAACAACTCGTCCGGACGACGGTCCCGGACGACCACGGGATTGCGGCCCCGCTCTGGACCCGCCGGGCGGTCCGGGAGCTGATCCAACAGGTGTGCGGGGTCGACCTCGCAATCCGGACGGTCGGCCTGTACCTCCAGCGGTGGGGATTCGCACCGAAGCGGCCGGCCCGTCGGTCCCGGGACCAAGACCCGGACGAGGTGGCCGAGTGGTTAGACGAAATTTACCCGGCGATCGCCGCCCGGGCGGCCGACGAAGGAGCCGAGATCCACTGGTGCGACGAAGTCGGAGTGGCGGCCGACGAGGTCCCGGCCCGGGGGTATGCTCCGGAAGGCCAACCGCCCATCCTCGACGTCTCCGGCCCACACGTCCGGGCGAACCAGATCTCGACCATCACGAACGACGGGACCATCCGGTTCATGACGTACACCCAAACCATGACGGCCGCCCTGTTCCTGGTCTTCTTGGACCGACTCCTGCGAAGTACGACGGGGAAACTGTTCCTCATCGTCGACCGGTTGTCGGCCCACCAGACACCCGCCGTTCTCACCTGGGTGGAAGCCCACCAGGACCGGATCGAGGTCTTCCTGTTGCCCCGGTACGCCCCCGAGCGGAACCCGGTCGAGTACCTAAACCACGACCTGAAAGGGCAGGTCAACGCGTCCGGGTTGCCGCACACGACGTCCGAGGTGCGGTCCCGGATTCAGACGTTTATGCGGAAGTTGCTCCACCTCCCCGAGCATGTCATGAGCTATTTCCAGCATCCATGTGCGCAATATGCATCCGCCATCAATGTGTGA
- a CDS encoding IS5 family transposase, with translation MTADRESILPTIWEVSDDLWARIEPILAAAWPRRDPRGRHHADWRRCLNGIIYQMRTGCQWNALPKVLGDDSTVHRWYQRWCRLGVMEKIWADLVQTCDDLGQVHWDWQSADGCMGKARHGGDHIGKNPTDRGKNGTKRSIVVDEQGGPLGVVIDGANRHDAKLLKATIEAIVIERPDPKEHEQHLCLDKAYDNPSGQSAASEAQYTPHIRRIGEEKTTVTAKHPDGKPRRWVVERTLSWLNRCRAILVRYAKNGKNYLGLVQLVCSLIWYRRLFRLNGLG, from the coding sequence ATGACAGCGGACAGAGAATCGATCCTTCCGACGATCTGGGAGGTATCCGATGATTTATGGGCGAGGATCGAACCGATCCTTGCGGCGGCCTGGCCTCGGCGAGACCCCCGTGGTCGGCATCACGCGGATTGGCGTAGGTGCCTGAACGGGATCATCTACCAGATGCGGACCGGGTGCCAATGGAATGCGTTGCCCAAGGTGCTGGGTGACGACAGCACGGTTCACCGTTGGTATCAACGCTGGTGTCGCTTGGGTGTGATGGAAAAGATCTGGGCGGATCTGGTCCAGACATGTGATGATCTGGGGCAAGTCCATTGGGACTGGCAGAGCGCTGACGGGTGCATGGGGAAGGCCCGTCACGGCGGCGACCACATCGGCAAAAACCCAACGGATCGAGGGAAAAACGGGACGAAGCGGAGCATCGTGGTGGACGAACAGGGTGGACCACTGGGGGTGGTCATTGACGGGGCGAATCGACACGATGCGAAGTTATTGAAGGCGACGATCGAGGCGATCGTCATCGAGCGGCCGGATCCCAAAGAACACGAGCAACATCTGTGTTTGGATAAAGCGTACGATAATCCGTCCGGCCAGTCTGCGGCGAGTGAGGCCCAATACACCCCTCACATCCGCCGAATCGGCGAGGAGAAGACAACGGTCACGGCCAAGCACCCGGATGGCAAGCCGCGTCGTTGGGTGGTTGAGCGTACCCTGAGTTGGCTGAATCGTTGCCGAGCCATCTTGGTCCGTTATGCAAAAAACGGAAAGAATTATTTGGGCTTAGTCCAGTTAGTGTGTTCCTTGATCTGGTATCGTAGACTCTTCCGCCTCAATGGGTTAGGTTGA
- a CDS encoding TIGR02996 domain-containing protein: MDERQAFLNAIAAGPWDHELPRLVFADWLDEHGEVEEADRQRRYVSSERWLREFSMKHRNEYFSDYRGKYVEDEATGESQEIPPVDAGNEEDIDSSYGKLMYFLKRHVDADHYLPFDTPYGFDDYSDELWQHFRVVTGLVPPEGEHRHAIPPFRCAC; encoded by the coding sequence ATGGACGAGCGGCAAGCGTTCCTAAATGCCATCGCGGCCGGCCCGTGGGACCACGAGTTACCAAGGCTCGTTTTTGCGGACTGGTTGGACGAGCATGGGGAAGTCGAGGAAGCCGACCGGCAGCGGCGGTACGTATCCTCAGAGCGGTGGCTCCGGGAATTTTCCATGAAGCATCGCAACGAATATTTTTCAGATTACAGGGGTAAGTACGTAGAAGACGAGGCAACCGGCGAGTCCCAGGAAATCCCACCAGTAGATGCTGGTAATGAGGAAGACATAGACAGTTCGTATGGGAAGCTGATGTATTTCTTAAAGCGTCACGTCGATGCAGACCACTACCTGCCGTTTGACACGCCCTACGGCTTTGATGATTACAGCGACGAATTGTGGCAGCATTTCCGGGTAGTCACGGGTCTTGTGCCTCCCGAGGGCGAACACCGTCACGCGATACCACCATTCCGGTGTGCGTGCTGA
- a CDS encoding thioredoxin family protein — MPEPTREEVDQMTGFVVLEFGADWCPHCQAIQPHMADSLAKYPQVRHIPVEDGKGRPLGRSFRVKLWPTLVFMRDGHVVGQIVRPAPDEITKGFTELFTA, encoded by the coding sequence ATGCCTGAACCAACCCGCGAAGAAGTAGACCAGATGACCGGCTTCGTCGTGCTGGAGTTCGGTGCGGATTGGTGCCCCCATTGTCAGGCAATCCAGCCGCATATGGCCGACTCGCTGGCGAAGTATCCTCAGGTACGGCACATCCCAGTTGAGGATGGGAAGGGGCGTCCACTTGGCCGGTCATTCCGGGTCAAGCTCTGGCCGACGTTGGTATTCATGCGGGATGGCCACGTGGTCGGCCAAATTGTCCGTCCGGCACCCGATGAAATCACGAAGGGTTTCACCGAATTGTTCACGGCATGA
- a CDS encoding IS5 family transposase: MDAPVRKPYLTDLTDVQWETIEPLLPAARFGGRPRSVDLREVMNAILYVNRTGCQWSLLPHDFPAKSTVYEYFAQWRDDGTWQHLLDVLREGYREVHAPSHEPTPSAASIDSQSVKGTEHAGGNGYDAGKKIQGRKRSIVVDTLGLLMTVAVTAGHVDDAAAAPSVLESLDREAYPRLKVVWADGKYHNHALNGWKDGHPELRWELVIVRRPDGAKGFVLLPKRWVVERTFGWLGRARRLSRDYERNTSSSESMVKVRSIQLILNRMDPKKCYPPFKYRVASK; the protein is encoded by the coding sequence ATGGACGCGCCCGTTCGTAAACCGTATCTGACGGATTTGACCGATGTCCAATGGGAGACCATCGAGCCCCTTCTGCCCGCCGCCCGGTTCGGAGGGCGGCCCCGGTCGGTCGACCTCCGGGAGGTGATGAACGCGATCCTGTACGTGAACCGGACCGGGTGCCAGTGGTCCCTGCTCCCGCACGATTTCCCGGCCAAGAGTACGGTGTACGAATACTTCGCCCAGTGGCGGGATGACGGCACCTGGCAACACCTCCTGGATGTCCTCCGGGAGGGGTATCGGGAGGTCCATGCTCCGAGTCACGAGCCGACCCCGAGCGCCGCGAGCATCGATAGTCAGTCGGTCAAGGGGACCGAGCATGCGGGTGGGAACGGGTATGACGCGGGCAAGAAAATCCAGGGCCGGAAGCGGTCGATCGTGGTCGACACGCTCGGGTTGTTGATGACCGTGGCGGTCACCGCCGGGCACGTCGACGATGCGGCCGCGGCCCCGTCCGTGCTCGAATCGTTGGACCGTGAGGCGTACCCGCGGTTGAAGGTCGTATGGGCCGACGGGAAGTACCACAACCATGCCCTGAACGGGTGGAAGGACGGTCATCCGGAACTCAGATGGGAACTCGTCATCGTCCGCCGGCCGGACGGGGCGAAGGGGTTCGTCCTGTTGCCCAAGCGGTGGGTGGTGGAGCGGACCTTCGGGTGGCTCGGTCGCGCCCGCAGGCTAAGTCGGGACTACGAACGAAATACTAGTTCTAGTGAATCTATGGTTAAAGTGCGGTCGATTCAATTGATCCTCAATCGCATGGACCCCAAAAAGTGTTATCCCCCATTTAAATATAGAGTTGCATCAAAATAG
- a CDS encoding pyridoxamine 5'-phosphate oxidase family protein, whose amino-acid sequence MSTSPQIKLRGLLEEFGVAMLVTRGADGNLRGRPMALAEVEADGQLWFASDRHSGKVEELSKDNHVVVTMQSGSKFVSLSGNATTVDDRAKIALIWKPAFKVWFPGGKDDPNLILIRVEGHAGEYWDNSGTSGVKYLIEAGKALITGTRPNLEGDAKVHGKVEI is encoded by the coding sequence ATGTCGACCTCACCCCAGATTAAATTGCGGGGATTACTCGAAGAATTCGGTGTTGCGATGTTGGTTACCCGCGGGGCCGACGGTAACCTCCGCGGAAGGCCGATGGCGCTTGCCGAAGTCGAAGCCGATGGACAGCTCTGGTTCGCCAGCGACCGCCATTCCGGGAAGGTGGAGGAACTGTCCAAGGACAACCACGTCGTTGTGACCATGCAATCCGGTTCCAAATTCGTGTCGCTGAGTGGAAACGCCACGACGGTCGACGACCGGGCGAAGATCGCCCTGATTTGGAAACCGGCGTTCAAAGTGTGGTTTCCAGGCGGAAAGGATGACCCGAACCTGATCCTGATTCGCGTGGAAGGTCACGCCGGGGAATACTGGGACAACAGCGGCACGAGCGGGGTGAAGTACCTCATCGAAGCAGGCAAGGCGCTCATAACGGGGACACGGCCGAATCTTGAAGGCGACGCCAAAGTCCATGGGAAGGTCGAAATTTAA